A single Phragmites australis chromosome 4, lpPhrAust1.1, whole genome shotgun sequence DNA region contains:
- the LOC133915353 gene encoding L-type lectin-domain containing receptor kinase SIT2-like yields MVDMRCTRSLLAGVLLAGLIGVAVLGAGDDQFVYTGFTGAPLSLDGTAIITRTGLLELTNGTAQLQGHAVHPTPLRFQRTPGGPVRSFSASFVFGIIPPYSDLSGHGIVFFVGKDNFSSALPSQYLGLLNSQNNGNATNHIFGVELDTIQSTEFKDPNDNHVGIDINSLKSASVNTAGYYDDNTGAFHNLSLISGKPMQVWVDYDGESTQINVFLAPLKMAKPSKSLVSATHNLSEVLVDPAYVGFSSSTGTVRSFHYVLGWSFAMDGPAPAIDIASLPKLPRFGPKARSKVLDIVLPIATAAFVLSVVVVVVLLVRRRLKYAEVREDWEVEFGPHRFSYKDLFRATEGFKSKMLLGIGGFGRVYKGVLPKSKLEVAVKRVSHESRQGIKEFVAEVVSIGRLRHRNLVQLLGYCRRKGELLLVYDYMPNGSLDKYLYGHEDKATLDWAQRFRIIKGVASGLLYIHEDWEQVVIHRDIKASNVLLDSEMNGRLGDFGLARLYDHGADPQTTHVVGTMGYLAPELARTGKASPLTDVFAFGAFILEVTCGRRPVEQSMSDSRLMLVDWVLEHWQKESLSEVVDAKLQGKYDADEAILALKLGLLCSHPLPSVRPSMRQVMQYLEGDMPFPELTPSHLSFSMLTLMQNEGFDSFVMSASHPSSTAMSIGTMTGLSGGR; encoded by the coding sequence ATGGTTGACATGAGGTGCACGCGCTCCCTTCTCGCCGGCGTCCTCCTCGCTGGCTTGATCGGCGTCGCCGTACTCGGCGCCGGTGACGACCAGTTCGTCTACACGGGCTTCACCGGCGCGCCGCTCTCCCTGGACGGCACGGCCATCATCACGCGGACCGGGCTCCTCGAGCTGACCAACGGCACGGCCCAGCTCCAGGGCCACGCGGTGCACCCGACGCCGCTCCGGTTCCAGAGGACGCCCGGCGGCCCCGTTCGCTCCTTCTCGGCGTCGTTCGTGTTCGGCATCATCCCGCCCTACTCTGACCTGAGCGGCCACGGCATCGTATTCTTCGTCGGGAAGGACAACTTCTCGTCCGCGCTGCCCAGCCAGTACCTGGGCCTCCTCAACTCCCAGAACAACGGCAACGCCACCAACCACATCTTCGGCGTCGAGCTCGATACCATTCAGAGCACCGAGTTCAAGGACCCCAACGACAACCATGTTGGCATCGACATCAACAGCCTCAAGTCCGCCAGTGTGAATACCGCCGGCTACTACGACGACAATACCGGTGCGTTCCACAACTTGTCCCTGATCAGCGGCAAGCCCATGCAAGTCTGGGTGGATTACGACGGCGAGTCCACGCAGATCAACGTGTTCTTGGCTCCCCTGAAGATGGCCAAGCCTTCGAAGTCTTTGGTGTCGGCCACGCACAACCTCTCGGAAGTGCTCGTGGACCCGGCGTACGTTGGCTTCTCGTCCTCGACGGGCACAGTAAGGTCGTTCCACTACGTTCTCGGCTGGAGCTTTGCCATGGACGGCCCTGCTCCGGCCATAGACATCGCCAGCCTGCCCAAGCTGCCAAGGTTTGGCCCGAAGGCACGGTCCAAGGTCTTGGATATTGTGTTGCCAATAGCCACCGCGGCGTTCGTCCTCAGCGTGGTCGTCGTTGTGGTTCTGCTCGTCCGGAGGCGGCTGAAGTACGCCGAGGTGCGAGAGGATTGGGAGGTTGAGTTCGGTCCACACCGATTCTCATACAAGGACTTGTTTCGCGCAACAGAGGGATTCAAGAGCAAGATGCTGCTTGGAATCGGAGGATTTGGGAGAGTGTACAAGGGAGTGCTTCCAAAATCCAAATTGGAGGTTGCGGTCAAGAGGGTGTCACACGAATCAAGACAGGGTATAAAGGAGTTCGTCGCGGAGGTTGTTAGCATTGGCCGTCTCAGACACCGCAACCTTGTGCAGTTGCTCGGTTACTGCCGAAGGAAAGGTGAACTTCTTTTGGTTTACGACTACATGCCGAATGGGAGTCTTGATAAATACTTATACGGACACGAGGATAAGGCCACTCTGGATTGGGCACAGAGGTTCCGAATCATCAAAGGTGTCGCATCAGGCTTGCTATACATCCATGAAGATTGGGAGCAAGTTGTCATCCACCGCGACATCAAGGCGAGCAATGTCCTACTCGATAGTGAGATGAACGGGCGGCTAGGAGACTTTGGTCTCGCAAGGTTGTATGACCATGGAGCTGACCCGCAGACAACCCATGTCGTGGGCACCATGGGTTACCTTGCCCCAGAGCTGGCACGAACAGGAAAAGCTTCCCCTCTCACCGATGTGTTTGCCTTTGGTGCCTTCATCCTTGAAGTCACCTGTGGGCGGAGACCTGTGGAGCAGAGCATGTCAGACAGCCGACTCATGCTGGTTGATTGGGTGCTCGAGCACTGGCAGAAGGAATCACTATCTGAGGTGGTTGATGCAAAGCTTCAGGGTAAATACGACGCCGATGAGGCGATCCTGGCGTTGAAGCTAGGGTTGCTGTGTTCGCATCCGTTACCCAGTGTGAGGCCTAGCATGCGGCAGGTCATGCAGTACCTCGAAGGCGACATGCCCTTCCCTGAGCTGACGCCGTCGCACCTAAGCTTCAGCATGCTAACTCTGATGCAGAACGAAGGATTTGATTCGTTTGTCATGTCGGCGTCGCATCCGTCGTCGACGGCGATGAGtatcgggacgatgactggccTCTCCGGAGGGAGATAA